The Leopardus geoffroyi isolate Oge1 chromosome C3, O.geoffroyi_Oge1_pat1.0, whole genome shotgun sequence genomic interval GGGGAGTGCGCGACAAGAACATCCAGCCACAGCTCACCCCCGTGCCCTTGTTCACCTGCTGTCTCCACCCCCTGGCTCATCCATCCTTGGTTCCCAGGCCCTGACCGGCACCCCCAGTGCTGGGTGTCCAGAACCTACGTCCCTGCTCCAAACCACTGGGCGGCCAGCTGGACAAGCTTCCTCCTAACGCACAGCTCAGTCCTGCTCCGCTAAAGCCTCCGtgctccccccactgcccccagcccccccaaaACACTGACACTTCTGTGACCCCAACCCGCTCTTGTTTCCGCCCTGGCAGGTGTTCCTGTCAGGGCCTGGAAGCAATGCCTTTCTCCCTAGTCCAGGCGGCTGACCCCAGAGTTTATTTCCCCCCGGGAGGTCTCCTTGGCCCAGGCTGGGTCGGGTCCCCTTGCCTCCCCCCATGGACAGGTGACTCACTGTAGCATTGCATGGGCCCTGGTGTGACCCCAGGCCTGTGTGCGTGCCACTTGCGCTGCTGGTGTCTCACAGTGTTTGGGGAAGGAATTAGTGAAACTGACCCAGAAAACAGGGTCGTGTGGCAAGAGGGACACGGAGGAAGGTGAGCAGAGACcggcaggaagagggaggggaagggggggactGGGGAAAGGGGGAAGCCTTGGACAGTTGGACAGGGGACCTGGCTCAGACACATGGCTGACCACAGGGCAGGGCCTAAGGGGGTGAGGGGACTTCAGTGGAGTCTGATGGGGGACTGGGGCAAAGATCTGCAGTGTTTGGGGGGGGGCCGAGGGCTGCTTTGAGGGTGTCAGTGCGTGCATCCAGGGCCCCCGTCCATGTGGAATAGTACTAGCAGGTGCCTGCTGGGCGGAAGACTCCCGGTGTTCGTGTGGGGTCCTGAACACGGGCGCGGGTCTGTGGGGGAGGGTCCTGATGCTTGTGAAATTGTGTGCCTGGGGGATCAGGGGAGGCGGGGTCCCCTGTCTGCGTGTGGGGCAGTGTGTGAGGGCTTCCCAAGTGCACGGGTGTCTCTTACGTGTGTGGGTGGACGTTGGTGTGTGCCTGGGTAACAGGCATGTGGAGGTGGTGTGCATGTAGGGTCCCCTAAGCGTGCAGGGGTCCCCGTGGTGGGTCCCCATTGGTGCGGAGGGAGGTAAGCGTGTGTGGACCCCATGTGCCTGTAGAGTCCCTCATCCTTGTGGAGGTGGGTGTGTGCAGAGGCCCCTGTGCCCGCAGGGTCCCTACGCGGGTCCCTCTGTTCTTGGGGGGTCCAACCTACATAGGGGGGCGTTGGCCTGGGAGGGTCTATAGGTGTGGGGAGAGGGtcggtgtatgtgtgtgtgtggtggtggcgggggtgTCTATGACCGCAGCGTCCCTGCGTGCCAGTGGGGGCCCAGGTACTTGGGAGTGTTGTGTGCGGGGCGGCGGCGGTGGGTCCTCCGTGAGGGTATCAGGTTAGCGGGCGCTCGAGCGTGGCGGGGGACCCCAGGCGCTCGCAGGGTCCCCGGGCCCGGGCCCGCCCCGGGCTCGACACCGCCCCCGCGACCTCACCTGCCTCACCTGCCTCCCCCAACTCGCAGACCCGGGCGAGAAGCCCCGCCCCGCACGTCGGGCCGACCCGTTTCCTAGCGACCGAGCCGGAACTTCCGAGTCACCTCGACTTCCGGGGCGAGGGTCAGGGGTCAGGCGTAGGGACCCGGAGCTGGGGCGGGCGGATGGGCCCCGGGGGCGGCGggccgcggggggcggggcggccgggggCGCAGGGCCGGGGGGCgcggcgggggccgggggccgggggcgcgcgggcggcggcggcgggcggcggaaTGCGGGCGCGCCGCGGGTggggccgccccgcccccaggtgCTGCCCGGGCAGGCCGGCGGCGGgagcggcgggcggggcgggggcgggcgcgtGAATCAGGCCGCGCGGCGGGCGGGCCGCGACAGGGAGTGGCTGCCGGACCGACCGGACCGCGAGGCCGCTGGGCGGCGGTCGGCTCCTGCTGCCCTTGTCCCGAGACCCCGCGCACCTGGCCAGGTAgggccccctcccccggctcgagcggggcggggcgcgccggaggggaggggggggagggggaggccgcgGCCGGGCCCGCGGGGCGGGGTCGGCGCGCTCGGCGCCCCTCGGCGCGGCCTCACCTGGGCGGCGCTCCCACCCGCACCTGGGCCGGGGCCGCGAGGCCGGCAGCGGGGTCGCGGGAGCGCGGGGGCCCGGCCAGGTGGGCCCGGGCGGGGAGCGGAGGGCGCCGAGGCCGCGTGTGCCGGGGTGGACGGGCGCGCCCTCGCACGACGCCGGCCCGGCAGGGGCCGAGTGGGAAggggccgggtgggggtgggggggttgccgAGGCCATCCGCGCTCGCTCCCTCCCTCGCGGCCTAGCTGGAGCCTGGGGAGAGTGCCGGGCCCGGCCTGACCCCTTCCCTGGGGGCGTCTGGGCCTGGGGACGGCTGGGGTGGCCCAGGCGGTCTGGTTTCCTGCGTGGAGCGTAGGGAGAGCGGGAGGCCCGCGTCCCCTCGCGCCCGGAGTCCCGAACTGGGGCGGGTGGAGGGGACGCCAGGCCTGGGCGGTCGCTGACTCCTTGGGTGCAGTAATCCCTTTCGGTCCTGCGGGGCACACCCCGAAAACTACGACTCGCCAACTTCCAGTCTGTGAGTCCCATCGGGCCGACCCCCGTCCCCCTCCCGCGCCCCCGCCTCCATATGCCTAACGCTTCCACATGCTTCCTGCGGTGAGCCTCCCGCACACGTCCGCACGGAGCCCGGGGTCACCTCCTGTGCAATAGCCCCAGAGCCTTCCCTCCTTCCCGTCACTTAGAAAACCCACCTCCTGCCCAGGTGGGAAGGACCCACGCTCTGAAAGCTCCTAGAGCCCTCAGGGCCTTGGAGGATTTGTCGGCCTTgggtcagaggtcagaggtcagcagCGGAGGTGCAGATCCCTGCTGAGTCATGGGCTTGGGTGGGAtagtgcccctccctcccttagGGCAGGCCTGCGGAGGACCACGGGTTCCCCAGAGGGGGCTGGAGAGCGGCCTCTGCCCGGTCCACAGTTCAGGGGTGTGCAAAGTGAAAGGACTAAGGTCATTGGATTATGGATGTATTATGGCGTGAGGCCATGCAGGGTCACCGGTGTGGTCAGTCAGGATGGGCACCCCCTTCCTGGTGGGCCCCGGGGGATGAGCTGGCGCCTTGTTCATCATGGgatttccaccccccaccccccccccccaccccacccccattgcaGGCAGCCTGGACAGGTTGTGTTGAATCCCCTTCTGAGTAAAGTGCAGGGGGCGGGGTCCCTTCTGTGGTTCCCCACCTTGGGAAGTGCTCCCTCTCAAATGTAGTGAGCAGGAAAGTGCCCCCAAGCCCTGCCTGGCCCGACACTGACCCCATACAGCCAGGTCCACAGTGTCTGCCCAGAACCACCCTCTGTCAGATACTGTGTGAGAcacgcaccaccccccccctccccagccccgggGTCAGGCACAGTGGGAGGCCCCACTACAGACAGGCCTGCACCTTGTTCCTTAACGTGGTCCTGCTATGAGGACAGCATGGGGATCCTGTATGGAACCACACCAGAGGGTGGTGCCCCCATGAGGGAGTGTCCGAAGAACTTTTCCTTAATACACCAGGTAGCATCTGCTGGATGTGGACGGGATGGCACAGAGAAGTACCCCCCCTCCCATCTTCGGGTTAGcttgtcccccaccccagaagGTGGACAGGCCCCCCTACCTAACCTTCACATCATGCTCAGCCTGTCACCGAAGGTGGACAGGAAAGTTTCCTCAGGTCACCGCACACAACAGTCTTGGTCCCAATGTTCCCTGGCTGCCCAGTGACCCCATCCAGTCGGCGTCACCCGCCGCTCCTGCTGAGCAGGGCACACTGGGGAGTCTTGCAGGACCGGCATCCAGGAACCCGTGAGCCGGGCTGGATCTGAAATCCAGCTCAGTCCCAGCCCCAAGTTGCAGCCTCGGTGGGGTGGGCAGTGCGTGGGGCTCTCCTTCCAGGGTATCCAGGCAGTTCTGGCGATTGTGGATCCAAAAGCGGCCCCCACGTGTCTTCCGGAGCTAATGGTAGCTCCTCCCAGCCTAGGTCCCCACGGGCCCTCGGGGAACAGGTGGACTGGAGCGGGCCACGCCTGGCTTGGGTGTCAGTGTGAGGTTGGGGCAAGTGGTGAGGACAGGGAGGCACATTTGGAGCCCAGGATGAGCCTGACGGCCACAGCAAAAGGCTCTGATTTCACCTGGAACACAGTGAGAAGCAGGGCATGACCGGAGACTTGGGAAGACCACCGCTGCCCACGtctgctgggggttgggggggcgctCGGGAGATTTTATCTGGAAATAAATAGTGGCTAAAAACAGTGGAGGGGTGGGCCAGAGGGAAGCAAGTGGTCCCGGTGGGCAGGGGTCAGAGTTGGAAGGGCTGTGAAGTCCGTGAATGGGCTGTGGGGCTCACGGTGACCCATAGGATGGGGTCCCCCATAGGAAGTTCTTGAGCTTCACGCCGAGTCCTGGGACAAAAGTAGTGACAGGTTTGTGTGCTGAGCTCATGTTGGGCCAGGTGTGGTATCAGGTCGACCCTGACAGCTGCATTTTCCAATGGAGATAATGAGCCAGAGAGGCAGTGAGTGGCCCTGGGTCCCCTCTCAGCCCCCTGCACTGCGGACAGACACAGGCGGGGGGCCACCCGACTGCTCGGTACACACAATGCCAGAGGCCCACGAAAATACATTGATgccaaaggcagaaggaaaaagtgaCTATAATAAAGAATCCGGTCTGGATCGTGTTTTCCTTATAACAACAATcataaaatactgattttcttcTATGGAGGAAGGGCCCACAAAGAGGTGCCTGGGTCACGGAGTTCCTAAAATAACCCCGAGCGGGGTCTGCGTGCAGCCGGAACCCCTGCGGGGAAACCTGGCTGCAAGCACTCCTGAGGTCCTGGCCGGAGCAAGGGCCCAGCCAGCACGGAACAACATGAGACAGGGCCGGGGGCGGGCCTGTGCTTGGGCGCTTAGCTGGCCTGCCCCAGCTGGGGGGCAGTCTGGAAGGCCTGCAGGTATGGCCTGCACTCCACCAGCCCTTTTCTACAAAGGGTGTGTCtgctgggagggtggggtgggcacgGAGCCCCTGCCCCAGTAACgtgtctccccgcccctcccaggcCGCTGGCCCCGACATGGCCCGTCGCTCCCAGAGCTCCTCGCAGGGGGACAACCCACTGGCGCCTGGGTACCTGCCGCCTCACTACAAAGAGTACTACCGCCTGGCGGTGGACGCCCTGGCTGAGGGCGGGCCAGAGGCCTACAGCCGCTTCCTGGCGTCCGAGGGGGCACCTGCCTTCCTGTGCCCCGAGGAGCTGGAGCATGTGAGCCGTCACCTGCGGCCCCCACAGCATGTTGCTCGAGAGCCCCCTGAAGGCAGTCCTCCCAATGTGGACATGGATGGCTCCTCAGGCACCTACTGGCCCATGAACTCAGACCAGGCAGTGCCTGAACTCGACCTAGGCTGGCCCCTGACCTTCGGCTTCCAGGGCACTGAGGTTACCACCCTGGTGCAGCCACCACCACCTGACAGCCCCAGCATCAAGGATGAGGCTCGAAGGATGATCCGCTCAGCCCAGCAGGTGCGCTGTCATGGGCTGGGTGgaccgtgggggaagggcagcccGAGCTGGACCCTGAAGCATGAGTAGGAGTGTGCAGGTGGAAGAAATATGAGCATGCCCAGCTTCGGGGGCAAGGGTGAGGCCAGGGTGGCTGGCCGCGCCTTTCCAGCCTTCAAGCACCAGCGAGGGCTCCCTGGCTGACAACTTTTGGGGTCACCAAGGGTCTGGTTATTGCAGGCTGCATGCTGCACAGGCTTGCTTGCCGGTGGTCCTGGCCAGTGTCCAGAAACTCAGGGGCTCTGGGATGGCTGCGCACGTCTCCTGGTTGGATTTATGGTTCAGAAAAGTCTCTCTAGTTTTAACTTTGACCCAGCTGAGGGCTTCTTACCCCCACCAAACAGGTGGCAAGCAGCAAAGGAAGCCTGGTAAATCTTGGAGGTGGGGGCCACAGGTCCTGCAGCTAAAGACCCCAACTGCCCTCTGCACCCCGGGCAGCACTAGAGCCTGGGCTCCGCCATCtatggggtggggtggcgggggctGTCGCAGGGCTTTCGTTTGCCTTTGCCCCTTCCCAGAAGGAGGTGGACCCTCTGTGCCTGCCTAGAAGGCCCTGTCCGGCCATCATGGGCCACCCACCCGCCAGCAGCCCCACAGCCCCCCATGATAGGCCTTTTCCTCCCGAGCCCTGTTCCCCGACAgggtccctcctctcctctgggacGGGCTAGAGGACAATTTGCAGTGTTTGTGGGCGATCCAGAGGCCCCCGTGCGGGCCATGCAGGTATGGCCAGAGAATGGTGGGGACAGCAGAGGGGTCTCTCCTCTGTCCCTAACTCGACCCCTGCAGGTGGTGGCCGTGGTGATGGACATGTTCACCGACGTGGACCTGCTTGGGGAAGTGCTGGAGGCAGCGGCACGCCGCGTCCCGGTCTACATCCTCCTGGATGAGATGAACGCGCAGCACTTCCTAGACATGGCTGACAAGTGCCGTGTCAACCTGCACCACGTGGATGTGAGTGacagagagggggcggggagggaggtgggagactCCCGCGCACAGACCTAACGCCTCTCGCTCCCCAGTTCTTGCGTGTGCGCACTGTGGCGGGCCCCACCTACTACTGCCGCACTGGGAAGTCCTTCAAGGGCCACGTGAAGGAGAAGTTCCTGCTGGTGGACTGCGCCGTGGTCATGAGTGGGAGCTACAGGTGCGCCCGGCCCCGCAGCCCCTGCACCTCCCCACCTAAGGGCCTCCCCTGCAGAAGCCCGGGTCCCGCAGCCCCTGACGCGCCTCCGCCCCGGGGTTCTGGTAGGCTTCACGCTTCCGGGGCGGGCCGCAGGTGAGGGCTCTGCGGCCCTCGCGGCTGCTTGGCCCCGCCCCTgacccgccccgccccgcccgcagcTTTATGTGGTCCTTCGAGAAGATCCACCGAAGCCTGGCGCACGTGTTCCAAGGCGAGCTGGTCTCCAGCTTCGATGAGGAGTTCCGCATCCTTTTCGCGCAGTCCGAGCCGCTGGTGCCCTCGGCCGGGGCGCTGGCCCGCCTGGACGCTTACGCCCTGGCTCCGTACGCGGGGGCTGGGCCCCTTATGGGCGGCCAGGTGACCGGGGCGCCgacccctttctccttctctaagCGAGCGCACCTCCTGTTCCCACCGCCCCGGGAAGAGGGCTTGGGCTTCCCCTCCTTCCTCGACCCCGACCGCCACTTCTTGTCGGCCTTCCGCCGGGAGGAGCCCACGCGGATGCCCGCGGGAGCCCTGGAGCCGCACGCGGGGCTGCGGCCGCTGTCGCGGCGGCTGGACGCCGAGGCGGGACCGGGCGGGGAGCTCGCGGGCCCGCGGGGCTTCTTCCAGGCCCGGCATCTGGAGATGGACGCCTTCAAGCGGCACAGCTACGCGGCCGCCGACGGCGCGGGCGCAGTGGAGAACTTCGCGGCCGCGCGGCAGGTGTCGCGGCAGACGTTCCTCAGCCACGGTGACGACTTCCGCTTCCAGACCAGTCACTTCCACCGCGACCAGCTCTACCAGCAGCATTACCAGTGGGACCCGCAGCTGGCGCCGGCGCGCCCTCAGGGCCTGTTCGAGAAGCTGCGCGCCGGCCGCCCCGGCTTCGGCGACCACGACGACCTCGCGCTGGGGGGCGGGCCACGCTTCCCCGAGCTCGGTCCGGACGGACACCAGCGGCTGGACTACGTGCCGTCCAGCGCGTCGCGCGAGGTGCGCCACGGCTCGGACCCCGCCTTGGGCCCCGGGCCCCGCGGCCTGGAACCCGGCGGGGCCCCGCGCCCCAACCTTGGCCAGCGCTTCCCGTGCCAGGCGGTGGCGAGGCTGGGCCCGGAGGCCGCGCCCGACGCGGAGCCCGAGCGCAGGGGCGGCCCTGAGGGGCGGGCCGGGCTGCGGCACTGGCGCTTGGCCTCCTACCTGAGCGGCTGCCATGGCGAGGACGCGGCCGACGAGGGCCTGCCGGTACCCATGGAGGCCGAGGCCTACGAAGACGATGTTCTGGTGCCCGGGGGACGAGTGGCCCCCGGGGACCTGCTCTCCTCGGCCTCCCGCGGGCCCGCACTCTTCCCGGCCAAG includes:
- the FAM83H gene encoding protein FAM83H isoform X1 gives rise to the protein MEGCGAGGLAPGLGPELLRLHEVQLCLAQEQLLLEDRRRQVQLQMQLWQEEQLWREQLWQEEQLWREQLWQEEQLWREQLQEQQAWVRVEGLELAMALEQLRSEGLEVLQTQGQAAGPDMARRSQSSSQGDNPLAPGYLPPHYKEYYRLAVDALAEGGPEAYSRFLASEGAPAFLCPEELEHVSRHLRPPQHVAREPPEGSPPNVDMDGSSGTYWPMNSDQAVPELDLGWPLTFGFQGTEVTTLVQPPPPDSPSIKDEARRMIRSAQQVVAVVMDMFTDVDLLGEVLEAAARRVPVYILLDEMNAQHFLDMADKCRVNLHHVDFLRVRTVAGPTYYCRTGKSFKGHVKEKFLLVDCAVVMSGSYSFMWSFEKIHRSLAHVFQGELVSSFDEEFRILFAQSEPLVPSAGALARLDAYALAPYAGAGPLMGGQVTGAPTPFSFSKRAHLLFPPPREEGLGFPSFLDPDRHFLSAFRREEPTRMPAGALEPHAGLRPLSRRLDAEAGPGGELAGPRGFFQARHLEMDAFKRHSYAAADGAGAVENFAAARQVSRQTFLSHGDDFRFQTSHFHRDQLYQQHYQWDPQLAPARPQGLFEKLRAGRPGFGDHDDLALGGGPRFPELGPDGHQRLDYVPSSASREVRHGSDPALGPGPRGLEPGGAPRPNLGQRFPCQAVARLGPEAAPDAEPERRGGPEGRAGLRHWRLASYLSGCHGEDAADEGLPVPMEAEAYEDDVLVPGGRVAPGDLLSSASRGPALFPAKGGGDGLEREGPEEAGLAKQDSFRSRLNPLVQRSSRLRSSLIFSASQAEGAGGATTATAEKVQLLHKEQTVSETLGPGGEAVRSATSAKVAELLEKYKGPARDAGGAGAPVTVASHSKAVVSQAWREEVVAPGGAGSERRSLESCLLDLRDSFAQRLHQEAERQPGAATLTATQLLDTLGRSGTDRLPSRYLSAQGRSSSPQGRDSPPLEGGARQAPHAEPKGSPTSAYPEPKGSPTSAYPERRGSPVPPVPERRGSPVPPLPERRGSPVPPVPPVPERRGSLTLTFSGESPKTGTAEEPSGGPMEVLRKGSLRLRQLLSPKGERRTEDEGGFPAPQENGQPESPRRPSLGRGDSAEAAAGDERSPRARMTSATANALYSSNLRDDTKAILEQISAHGQKHRGAPAPGLAHSSPELGRSPAAGGLAPDMSDKDKCSAIFRSDSPGTQGRLSRTMPASAEERDRLLRRMESMRKEKRVYSRFEVFCKKEEAGGTGAGEAPAEEDTRDSKVGKFMPKILGTFKSKK
- the FAM83H gene encoding protein FAM83H isoform X2, giving the protein MARRSQSSSQGDNPLAPGYLPPHYKEYYRLAVDALAEGGPEAYSRFLASEGAPAFLCPEELEHVSRHLRPPQHVAREPPEGSPPNVDMDGSSGTYWPMNSDQAVPELDLGWPLTFGFQGTEVTTLVQPPPPDSPSIKDEARRMIRSAQQVVAVVMDMFTDVDLLGEVLEAAARRVPVYILLDEMNAQHFLDMADKCRVNLHHVDFLRVRTVAGPTYYCRTGKSFKGHVKEKFLLVDCAVVMSGSYSFMWSFEKIHRSLAHVFQGELVSSFDEEFRILFAQSEPLVPSAGALARLDAYALAPYAGAGPLMGGQVTGAPTPFSFSKRAHLLFPPPREEGLGFPSFLDPDRHFLSAFRREEPTRMPAGALEPHAGLRPLSRRLDAEAGPGGELAGPRGFFQARHLEMDAFKRHSYAAADGAGAVENFAAARQVSRQTFLSHGDDFRFQTSHFHRDQLYQQHYQWDPQLAPARPQGLFEKLRAGRPGFGDHDDLALGGGPRFPELGPDGHQRLDYVPSSASREVRHGSDPALGPGPRGLEPGGAPRPNLGQRFPCQAVARLGPEAAPDAEPERRGGPEGRAGLRHWRLASYLSGCHGEDAADEGLPVPMEAEAYEDDVLVPGGRVAPGDLLSSASRGPALFPAKGGGDGLEREGPEEAGLAKQDSFRSRLNPLVQRSSRLRSSLIFSASQAEGAGGATTATAEKVQLLHKEQTVSETLGPGGEAVRSATSAKVAELLEKYKGPARDAGGAGAPVTVASHSKAVVSQAWREEVVAPGGAGSERRSLESCLLDLRDSFAQRLHQEAERQPGAATLTATQLLDTLGRSGTDRLPSRYLSAQGRSSSPQGRDSPPLEGGARQAPHAEPKGSPTSAYPEPKGSPTSAYPERRGSPVPPVPERRGSPVPPLPERRGSPVPPVPPVPERRGSLTLTFSGESPKTGTAEEPSGGPMEVLRKGSLRLRQLLSPKGERRTEDEGGFPAPQENGQPESPRRPSLGRGDSAEAAAGDERSPRARMTSATANALYSSNLRDDTKAILEQISAHGQKHRGAPAPGLAHSSPELGRSPAAGGLAPDMSDKDKCSAIFRSDSPGTQGRLSRTMPASAEERDRLLRRMESMRKEKRVYSRFEVFCKKEEAGGTGAGEAPAEEDTRDSKVGKFMPKILGTFKSKK